Within Porites lutea chromosome 2, jaPorLute2.1, whole genome shotgun sequence, the genomic segment CGTCCCAAGCGGGAACAGTTCTTACGAAAAACGAAAACTTGTCCTCGTTAATGGTAAATGAGTAACGCTGGAACTGGAATGATCTATCAACAATGCATACCTGTGACAGAAGAAGGTGCATCTCCAACTCAGCCACACGGCGTCCTGTACAACAAAGGAAAGTGAAACGTTCTAAGACATATGTAATGGCCGAGAAGCGTGCCTACTTTCCTGACGCCTCGTTTAGGGGTGTCAATTCCACATTTTGGTATCACTTTGGGCGTTCAGGAAGGAACATCATATTATGTCCCATACGGGTTTTGCTTGGGCTGTGCGCCCCTTCTTCCCCCTAACAACCCTGAGGTGTACGTCTTCTATCTATCAACAAtcttttggtggcaaaaaaggcCAAATAGGACCTGTCCGTACTGAAGAGTTGGGTAAATATTGGGTATAAAGTTGGGAAGCTCGCTTAATTTTCACCCTGAAAGGTGTCTTAGAAGCTCCTAAGATCCTCTAAACAAACTGAGGAACGGCGTGTCACAAATAACCTTGTAAACAACCTAACTCGACATGTCCTGTAGCTGGGCGGTTATAGCCGTCGTATGGTGTTTGAGAACGCCATGGGTTTGAAACTCACGAGAATCGGATTTCTGTAGGTTCGACGTTCGTAACATGAAAATCAAATCCTTCTGGTAGTGAGAACTTTCTTTGCAGCTTAAGTGCAAATATATTGCTGAAAACTTTCAGTTTCGTTTCGGCAACGCGGAAAATGCCCACgaattttacttttcgtttcaCAATGAAGTATCAAGTCCTTAACACTTTCATGGGATTAACTGTAATTCAGGCATCACGACAATGCTGGCCAGTGGTCTCCTTCACTAAATTATTCGGGGTGGTCTGAAGGCTTTTATTAGAGCTAAGCAAATTTACAGCTCTACTGTTAAGGTCAAGCCATTTCGGTTACATTGGTCTTGGTTAATTGCGCAGTCTGGCCCCTCCCTCCAAGGGACTATTAGTGTTTAAACTTTTCCACTGAGAATATCAAGGAGTTTACACAACCCCGACGACGACGGTATTGACAACGTCTCACAAAATGTATTCCatattcgcgttctttcaaacttcatcgccaTAATTCCAACCAGATTAACTTGTGAGGTGCAGGCGAATTTTCCTGGACTAAAATGGTTATAAACCGCATCCAAGCCGTAATTAAAAGGAAGAACAATTTACCTTCGTTCGTTTACGTCGGCCATAAGACGTGAAATAGGGCAATTTCATGTCGTAACTGCGCAATGACGACAAGAAATGTATCAGAAAGGATGATGCTCGTGAAGAGATGTTATTTTGCTCATAGAACCaattgctttttgacgttctagttacCGTCGTCGCAGTCCTTTTGTAAACTCcttattaggctgatttagcaacagaaggggaacgtcagttgacgacggcgcgcgcaaattaaataactggcttgaccaatggcacaACGGCAAATTTGGCCCCGGAAGTCGtttttagtcctttccgcgcgttTTGCcttcgtcaactgacgttcccgtcctgttgctaaatcagccttttAATTCAGGGTGACGGTGCCTGGTGCCTGCTGCTCACAGGTTGTCATGATTACTTTCCGAGCTCTCTAATTGGCTCCCAAAGGACTTTTCAGGTAAACTTCAGTGTGCAACAGTGTACTTACCAAGGCACATTCTGGTACCAAATCCAAACGGGAGAAAAGCAAACGCGTGGTAAGGGGACTTGTGTGCATCGTCCCTTAGCCATCGCTCGGGTTTGTACTCCAGCGGGTCCTCAAACAACTCTGGGTTACGACCCATAACGTACAGAGGGATACGAATCATTGTCTGGGAAACGAAAGCACATGATCAATTGTAATGTACAGGATGCATAGAAAGACGGTATTCTTTGAAGGTAACTAACAACAACGGCAACGTCattacacatacaaaaaaacaaacaaacaaaacgaacataaaaaatattaaaataaaaaatatgagTATGAGAGTATGATACATCTTAAAACTACTTTCTCTTGGTGTAGACGCGCACGGCAACAGATATTATTAAGTGACGTGAGTGAATGAGTGCGTAATGTGAGTAAAAAATTTCAGAGATATGTGTTCCAAGTGTACAATGCGCATGCGTACCGCACGTATAAATACATACTTTAAGTATTGCAACTAAAGGAAGCACTGAGCATGAGGTTGCTCAATGTGCAGAAGACACAAATCGCATGTTACATGCAAATTTGCAACTGAAACATATTCCAATGCTTGTTGATTACTAGTAAAACCATTACAACATGAAAACGTCGTTAATTGAGCTAAACGGCAGTAGTCAattaataaaaaacttttaggatGCATGTTACAAGTCATGCAGCTATTGTTTTTGACCGTTAAAACAGAAGCTTCTCTTGCTAATTATACGATTAGAGCTTTACTAAACTCAGCGAACTCAGAAGACGACGGTAACACACCACACGTACACTGCAAAAACACTCTAAGCATATTAGGTAGTTCTGCGGTCATCTGACTTACTTCAGGTGGAATACAATAGCCTTGAATGGCTATTTCTTCAGATAGTATTCGAGCATTTTCAAAGGCGACTGGATACAACCTACAGAAGAAAACCGTGAGtaaattaataaacaaaacaaagcaaaacaaataacaatttCCGTGAATGATCCGTTAATTGATACAGCCCACAATGCATCGGGGAGGTCTAGCGTCACCTTGACAGGAGCCAATAAACTGACTCCTGTCCTTTGTAAAGAAGTAACAACAAGGTCTGGCAGATTCGGGTCAGATTATACATACCTTAGAGTCTCCTTGATACAACCCCTTAGAAAATGCATTTTCTGTAAGGTGGAGGCTGTCGCACGCTCTCCAGGTTTGAGAACTGAAGTGACTTCCTCATACAGTCGTTCTTGCACATCAGGGTTTCTTGCTAGCGAGTATAATGTCCACTGGATCGTGTTTGAGGTCTGCaaaaaataatacatgtaacaataaaatgaaaataaaaaattaggtATCTGACCCTTGTGCAAGTGACATGAATTCTTGAATAGCAGTTGAAAAATACAGCTCGGCCGGATACACGATCAAGGTTTCCTTACAACGAAAAGCTTGTCACGCAAAACCTTCCCGTTtaaatcatcattttcattattgttttaaattaacGAAAAATTTTTCTAGCGTACTCATTGCCTAACTATGTGATTGTGCGATTAGCTTGTAAACGAAAAAGGGAACAAATTGTCACGATCTGGTCAAAAGCATTAAATAATCTCGCTAAGCTTGAAAAAGAAGAGGACAATTTTTCGCGTATTCACTGCTGCAGGACACGGTCTTTCATTTGCCAATGTATGGTCAGGACGCCGGAAATGATATCAAGTTTCCCGCACGCGACCTTCATTTGGCCCCTATGGAAGTTGtcgtctttcttttctttctttttctttcatttttttttttcaccaggaTCACCGCCACCAGCACCACcaccgtcgtcgtcgtcgtcgtaatCTTCATCGTCCTCATtctcgtcatcattatcatcatcatcgtcatcgtcttcatcatcatcatcatcatcatcatctttccCTAAcctttgtcattgttgtcaattCTATTGCCATTATTGTGACTATTACTTATTAAGTTAGTtattaaaacttactattattACGAACATAACTATTGATGTTATGATTATCTTACCGTTTCAACAGCAGCCATCAATATTTCAACCAAATTCGCTGTTATTTCTTTAGAATTGATATCATCTCTACTGATCAAGAAGGTTAAGAACTCTGCAGCATCTTCATCTCTTATGTTTCCCATTTCTAACTTTTCTCGTATCTCCTCCAACCTTATCTCAATGCATCTATCAGCAAAGTTGTACATGGCATCCATACAATCATAGAACTCCTTAAACAATGTTGGCCTGTAAAACTTATCAATCCAGACTGGAATAGGAAACGCTTTTAGAAATACTTCAAATAATTTCTCCACGGCTTCAATAAACTTGGCTGCTTCATCAGAAGGTGACTTGCTAAATGAACCAAACCTTGTTTCAAACAGAACTGTTCCCACCGCTGCATAAGAAAATTAACAATAGAATTAGCTCTTTGGATACCAGACTTCGAAGCAGTAATCCACGGTTTGATTTAAGGCCGACCAACAAGTAGGGTCTTGAGATGAATGTACTGCGTTTGTTAGCTGGTATCTGTAAAATTAATAGTTAAAATCCCTAAAAGGGACGAAAAACCACAGGGGCACCTAAGGACGATTTCCTCCTGAatacgttgaaaacacttttcaggctatccagagtagttctagatctctagaaatacattctaagcggcgctataaaatttcaTCTGTTAGGTCAtctttgagtcttttcgaaatttcaagGGTTTACATGCAATTTATAGCTTTCCAAACGTgacaatttttctgattcctacctccattacatttttgaatccgacaATTTTAGGTTTCCACGAAAACCAGCATTACTTGGGgaatgaaatgtgaaaaattaagcTCCAGAAAAtagtagggaatttattagacaaatttcgaaaattgtacatgaatggaacagtcatctagaaaCTTGTAGCCGTCACAAGCAATaaaaatttctaggcaatattagcttctccgaacagatatttctacagaaaacagtcgttgggtgcccatgCTTAGAGCATCTTAACTGATCTGACCAAATCTTTTGGATATTTATTACCCTTTGAGTCTCAAGAGTATAACCAACATATtatttctcctaacaatatcaattttttacacaagagaaaaggttgtgagaaataaataaaattgtcGCCAAAAGAAAAgagctttaaatttttttgtcaatgatATATTTCTCTCAACTAATCCTGTTTAGGTAAGAGTATAGCCGGGAgttcagtctggagaatttgtatgtggatataactggggcttaaagggttaaaagagcccagACTAGGGGGCAATACATTGAGGATAAGCTCAGA encodes:
- the LOC140928348 gene encoding cytochrome P450 10-like; amino-acid sequence: MAFKFATRPPLSLQNFCKNKPSLKASKYFKFRSAQTQAVEGIAAKPFKEIPGPKGLPIIGTLLDYVRDQGEGIRGYKRMHVMQQQRIQQFGSIYREKILNFETVAISNPDDVQFLFRNEGKYPTREPIFPLWMKYKEERKQAHGVFSLRGEEWYKVRRILNMKMLKPKVIGEYAQGLNEVSSDLLSRLKQTRDDEGLIPNIQDELFKWSLESVGTVLFETRFGSFSKSPSDEAAKFIEAVEKLFEVFLKAFPIPVWIDKFYRPTLFKEFYDCMDAMYNFADRCIEIRLEEIREKLEMGNIRDEDAAEFLTFLISRDDINSKEITANLVEILMAAVETTSNTIQWTLYSLARNPDVQERLYEEVTSVLKPGERATASTLQKMHFLRGCIKETLRLYPVAFENARILSEEIAIQGYCIPPETMIRIPLYVMGRNPELFEDPLEYKPERWLRDDAHKSPYHAFAFLPFGFGTRMCLGRRVAELEMHLLLSQVSQNFWLESLNEAIPVVTSLLVPDKKLKLRFVDR